The Megalobrama amblycephala isolate DHTTF-2021 linkage group LG13, ASM1881202v1, whole genome shotgun sequence genome contains a region encoding:
- the LOC125243768 gene encoding nuclear receptor coactivator 7 isoform X2, producing the protein MGVAYSVGEVDHLYTFFVQWSPESIYSKHTSKQDFLKVHPETLNVIDTLLNNSAPKNWKIVTVKQQKRRPSVCSSADSESEDLQPVLVDHSQILKEQHLEQLMNHIPARTQGYPWKLVYSTAEHGTSLRTLYRQMAEIDRPVLMVIKDSDNQVFGAFSSDPFKVSSYCYGTGETFLYSFSPEFQIFRWSGENSYFVRGFLDSLQMGGGGGPFGLWLDADLYRGSSYSCDTFCNRPLSLHHDFTIQDLEVWTFI; encoded by the exons ATGGGTGTGGCGTACAGCGTGGGAGA GGTGGATCATCTGTACACGTTCTTTGTCCAGTGGTCTCCAGAGAGCATCTACAGTAAACACACCAGTAAGCAGGACTTCCTAAAGGTCCATCCCGAGACCCTCAATGTGATCGACACTTTACTGAATAATTCTGCTCCCAAGAACTGGAAG ATCGTCACTGTAAAACAGCAGAAGCGTCGTCCGAGTGTTTGCAGCTCTGCCGACTCTGAATCCGAGGACCTGCAGCCAGTTTTAGTAGATCACAGTCAGATCCTGAAAGAACAGCATCTTGAACAA CTGATGAACCACATTCCGGCTCGGACTCAAGGTTATCCGTGGAAGCTGGTGTACAGCACGGCGGAGCACGGCACCAGCCTGAGAACACTGTACCGGCAGATGGCAGAAATAGACAGACCCGTTCTGATGGTCATCAAGGATTCGGACAACCAG GTGTTCGGAGCGTTCTCCTCTGACCCTTTCAAAGTGAGCAGCTACTGCTACGGGACGGGAGAGACGTTCCTCTACAGCTTCAGTCCAGAGTTTCAG ATCTTCCGCTGGAGTGGAGAAAACTCCTACTTCGTGAGAGGATTCCTGGACTCTCTTCAGATGGGAGGAGGAGG GGGTCCGTTCGGATTGTGGCTGGACGCTGACCTGTATCGCGGCTCCAGTTACTCCTGCGACACCTTCTGCAACCGGCCGCTCAGCCTCCATCACGACTTCACCATCCAGGATCTGGAGGTCTGGACCTTCATCTGA
- the LOC125243768 gene encoding nuclear receptor coactivator 7 isoform X3, whose product MRPMQESIKILYFANGSEEPFVEIVTVKQQKRRPSVCSSADSESEDLQPVLVDHSQILKEQHLEQLMNHIPARTQGYPWKLVYSTAEHGTSLRTLYRQMAEIDRPVLMVIKDSDNQVFGAFSSDPFKVSSYCYGTGETFLYSFSPEFQIFRWSGENSYFVRGFLDSLQMGGGGGPFGLWLDADLYRGSSYSCDTFCNRPLSLHHDFTIQDLEVWTFI is encoded by the exons ATGAGACCAATGCAGGAGAGCATCAAGATCTTGTACTTTGCAAATGGATCTGAGGAGCCGTTTGTGGAG ATCGTCACTGTAAAACAGCAGAAGCGTCGTCCGAGTGTTTGCAGCTCTGCCGACTCTGAATCCGAGGACCTGCAGCCAGTTTTAGTAGATCACAGTCAGATCCTGAAAGAACAGCATCTTGAACAA CTGATGAACCACATTCCGGCTCGGACTCAAGGTTATCCGTGGAAGCTGGTGTACAGCACGGCGGAGCACGGCACCAGCCTGAGAACACTGTACCGGCAGATGGCAGAAATAGACAGACCCGTTCTGATGGTCATCAAGGATTCGGACAACCAG GTGTTCGGAGCGTTCTCCTCTGACCCTTTCAAAGTGAGCAGCTACTGCTACGGGACGGGAGAGACGTTCCTCTACAGCTTCAGTCCAGAGTTTCAG ATCTTCCGCTGGAGTGGAGAAAACTCCTACTTCGTGAGAGGATTCCTGGACTCTCTTCAGATGGGAGGAGGAGG GGGTCCGTTCGGATTGTGGCTGGACGCTGACCTGTATCGCGGCTCCAGTTACTCCTGCGACACCTTCTGCAACCGGCCGCTCAGCCTCCATCACGACTTCACCATCCAGGATCTGGAGGTCTGGACCTTCATCTGA
- the LOC125243768 gene encoding nuclear receptor coactivator 7 isoform X1, translated as MHLVCPKQPEHELHSSSVSLFSFRVDHLYTFFVQWSPESIYSKHTSKQDFLKVHPETLNVIDTLLNNSAPKNWKIVTVKQQKRRPSVCSSADSESEDLQPVLVDHSQILKEQHLEQLMNHIPARTQGYPWKLVYSTAEHGTSLRTLYRQMAEIDRPVLMVIKDSDNQVFGAFSSDPFKVSSYCYGTGETFLYSFSPEFQIFRWSGENSYFVRGFLDSLQMGGGGGPFGLWLDADLYRGSSYSCDTFCNRPLSLHHDFTIQDLEVWTFI; from the exons ATGCATCTTGTTTGTCCAAAGCAGCCCGAGCATGAGCTTCACTCCTCAAGCGTGTCTTTGTTTTCCTTTAGGGTGGATCATCTGTACACGTTCTTTGTCCAGTGGTCTCCAGAGAGCATCTACAGTAAACACACCAGTAAGCAGGACTTCCTAAAGGTCCATCCCGAGACCCTCAATGTGATCGACACTTTACTGAATAATTCTGCTCCCAAGAACTGGAAG ATCGTCACTGTAAAACAGCAGAAGCGTCGTCCGAGTGTTTGCAGCTCTGCCGACTCTGAATCCGAGGACCTGCAGCCAGTTTTAGTAGATCACAGTCAGATCCTGAAAGAACAGCATCTTGAACAA CTGATGAACCACATTCCGGCTCGGACTCAAGGTTATCCGTGGAAGCTGGTGTACAGCACGGCGGAGCACGGCACCAGCCTGAGAACACTGTACCGGCAGATGGCAGAAATAGACAGACCCGTTCTGATGGTCATCAAGGATTCGGACAACCAG GTGTTCGGAGCGTTCTCCTCTGACCCTTTCAAAGTGAGCAGCTACTGCTACGGGACGGGAGAGACGTTCCTCTACAGCTTCAGTCCAGAGTTTCAG ATCTTCCGCTGGAGTGGAGAAAACTCCTACTTCGTGAGAGGATTCCTGGACTCTCTTCAGATGGGAGGAGGAGG GGGTCCGTTCGGATTGTGGCTGGACGCTGACCTGTATCGCGGCTCCAGTTACTCCTGCGACACCTTCTGCAACCGGCCGCTCAGCCTCCATCACGACTTCACCATCCAGGATCTGGAGGTCTGGACCTTCATCTGA